A genomic stretch from Setaria italica strain Yugu1 chromosome VII, Setaria_italica_v2.0, whole genome shotgun sequence includes:
- the LOC101775746 gene encoding F-box protein PP2-A13: MGAGASSMVGPEGYGRGWGQTSLGDMPESCVAAVLLYLDPLEICQVACLNRAFRGAASADCIWAAKLPANHRYLAALAAAADDDCGCDGAAEGNGRCCSSAAIKKEIYARLCRPTPFDGGTKEFWIEKDKGGFCMSISSKAMSITGRDDRRYWSHLSTEESRFRGVDYLQQIWWLEVCGEIDFCFPAGSYSLFFRLHLGRPHKWMSRRGHASESIHGWDIKPTRFQLSTSDDQYTESECYLTKPGRWILYHVGDFVVSSSDEVTELKFSMMQIDCTHTKGGLCVDSVFIYPKDHRYEEECILCQKIL, translated from the exons atGGGGGCGGGCGCGTCGAGCATGGTAGGGCCGGAGGGGTACGGCCGTGGGTGGGGTCAGACGTCGCTGGGCGACATGCCGGAGAGCTgcgtggcggcggtgctgctctACCTCGACCCGCTGGAGATCTGCCAGGTAGCCTGCCTCAACCGGGCGTTCCGGGGTGCGGCCTCCGCTGACTGCATCTGGGCCGCCAAGCTGCCCGCCAACCACCGGTACCtcgccgcgctggccgccgcggccgacgacgactgCGGCTGCGACGGCGCGGCCGAGGGCAATGGCCGGTGCTGCTCCTCTGCCGCGATCAAGAAGGAGATATACGCGCGCCTGTGCCGGCCCACCCCCTTCGACGGTGGCACCAAG GAATTTTGGATTGAGAAGGACAAGGGAGGTTTTTGCATGTCCATCTCCTCAAAGGCTATGTCGATCACAGGCAGAGATGATCGGAGGTATTGGAGCCACCTGTCCACAGAGGAATCAAG GTTTCGCGGTGTTGACTATCTTCAGCAGATTTGGTGGCTTGAGGTGTGCGGGGAGATTGATTTCTGCTTCCCCGCTGGTTCATACAGCCTATTCTTCCGGCTCCATTTGGGTCGACCACACAAGTGGATGAGCCGCCGAGGCCATGCCTCTGAGAGTATTCACGGTTGGGACATCAAACCAACACGGTTCCAGCTTTCAACTTCGGATGATCAGTACACCGAGTCTGAATGTTATCTAACTAAACCGGGAAGATGGATCCTTTACCACGTCGGCGATTTTGTCGTATCGAGTTCAGATGAGGTGACGGAGCTCAAGTTCTCTATGATGCAGATTGATTGTACACATACAAAAGGTGGCCTGTGTGTTGATTCGGTCTTCATATACCCCAAAGATCACCGATATGAGGAGGAGTGCATATTGTGCCAGAAAATTTTGTAG